The window CACACAACCCACCTCTTCCAATCGTTTCGCTAACAAGGGGTCGGCATTAATATAAGGCAATACGGCAAAACCTTCTTTCACCAATTGCTCTGCGGCTTCTAAAGTACCAATAGGGTCAGGGAGTAAATACTTAGCGTCCGGAATCACTTCTAACTTGACAAAATTATTATCTTCCTGTCCCAATAGTTTTGCCATTTCCCGACCTAACCGCGCTACCCGCACGGCTTCTTCTGCCGTTTTACACCCGGCTGTGTTTGGTAACATCCAAATTTTCGTCCAATCCAGCGCCTCTGCTAATCCTTCATGTCCGGGGGCTTGGGTTTGCACCCGACGCACGGCAACAGTGACAATCTGGCTACCACTTGCCGCAATGCTCTGTTGCATGAGTTCTAGGTTGCTATACTTGCCCGTACCCGTCATCAGGCGAGAATTAAACGTTCGTCCCGCAATAATCAGCTTGTCTGTGGATTGTTCCGGGAAAGATGGGATTTGAGGGGCAAGGACGGAGGACTTTGAATTGAGCGACGAATTGCTGGAGAAAACCATCGGGCTTGTCTGAGCAGGAGCAGATTGAGTATAGAGTCGGTCGTAGCGGAAATGTTCTAGGAGGGGGTGAAATTTTTGCTGACTAATTAAGTCGGCAATTAACACAGCTGTTCCGGGTGCTAAAAGAATGCCGTTACGATAGTGACCGGTCGCCAGGGTGAGATTCTTACAAGGGCTGGTGCCGAGAATCGGTAATTCATCCGGTGTTGCGGGACGAAACCCCCACCAGCACTCTTGTATCGCCCAGTCCTGCAATTCCGGATACAAGCGTATTGCTTGCGCTAAAAGGGTTTGAATCCCGGCTGGTGTATTGTGAGGGGCAAAGCCAACCTCTTCAACGGTGGCTCCGATGATAATTCGTCCGTCTCGACGCGGCACGATATAAGTGTTGGAACCGTAAAGGATTCGCTGTAAAGGCAAGGGCTGACGTTTGTCTAAGGGGACTTGTACCGACAACATCTGACCTTTTTTGGGACGGACGGGCAATGGCAATAAGCCACTCGACCAGGCACCGGTTGCTAAGACGTAATGGTCGGCTTGAAACTCACCCGCAGAGGTTCTGAGTTCGCGAATCTGGTGATTTTGCTGCTCAATGGCTTCGACTTCAATGCCTTCACGCAGATTCACACCCAATTCCTGAGCGGCTAGACGTAAGGCTTGAGCCAGTTCCCGGTTATCCACCTGTCCATCTTCCGGGTACCACCACCCGCCGACGACATCCGAACCTAAACCGGGTTGATACAAATGAATGGCTTTTTGGTCTAACCAAGAGGCTGATTCTGCTTCCGCGCCTGTTCCATCTTGTTTGGATGCGATCGCCTCTTCATAAACTGGTGCTAAAATTCCCGATGGCCAATAGCCTGTTGCCACACCCGTTAGCTGTTCTAGCTTACGAATCCATTCCGGATACAGCGATCGGGACCAACGGCATAAATCCAACATGGGACTTTGGGGAATCCTTTCTGCCCAAGGAGCCAACATCCCTGCGGCGGCTAGGGTAGACCCTTGTTGGAAATCGCGGGTGATGAGGGTTACTGTTGCGCCCCGTAATTTGAGTTCAACGGCGATCGCTAAACCGATCACGCCGCCGCCGATGATGAGAATGTCACTTGCTGCGTTCATGGGAAAAAATTGAGACGCGCCTCGGACACGCCTACGCCGTTGTTCGTTACCGCCTTAAACCGAGAACAAACAACTAAAACTCAAGCTCTCCATCTTACCATAACGCAGGCACACCTTGGTTAGCCTCTGACTGCCCCGCGCCGGTGTTGGTGGCTTCGGGATTTAAAGTACCATCAGGGGATTGTGCATTACCCTGATTGTTTTGGGCTTGCCGGAGCCGCTGATTGGCGGGTTGTACTTGTGTGCGAGTTCCGGGTTGGTTTTGTGTTGTGTCTGAAGTATCGCCCGTTTGGTTGGCACTTTGATTCCGACCCGGAAAGGGAAATCGATTACACCCAGTTACTACCCCCACAAGCACTGTAGCTACAACGACCCTGCCAATTAATCTCATCAATTTATGCATAAACCTGGGTCAAATAAAAAGAACTAAATGTGCCAATCACAAAAAGTTATCAAAACGAATATGAATATTATTTTTGTTTTGCTATTTCTTTAGGAATGGCTGCGACTCCAGACTTCAGATTACCAGCCTTGGGGCTAAATTCCTAGCAGATGCCAGGGTAGGGTCAGCAAGACCTTTGATCAGGCGTTCTGAACGAGTAAGACCTCGCAAGAAGCCGCAGACGTAGCCAAAACGCCCTCGTGTCCGGTAACGAAAATAACTCACCCGTTGGGAGTAGGGTCAGAGATGACCGCCGGAAATCAGAGTGAGGACTTTTAATGAAGATGGGGGAGAAAGTTTTTCGGAATACTCCTAAAAACGGGTGGGTTACTTCTGCTGAGCTGGTCTAGAAACCATCACAGCTAGAAACTCATACAGGAGAAGTGGATAGAGTACACCTTACCAAAGTGCTGGGACTGGCTGAGCGGTTTCTGCTGGGGCAGAGTCCGTCGCTGATGGATTGGTTGTTGTGTTTGGTGCTTGTGCGGTTGTAGCCGGAACGCTAGCTGGCGCTGTTGCTGTTCTATTGGGCTGACGAGCGCCTAATCTTTGATTGGTGGCTCTAGCGTTTGTCGGTTGTTGACCGGTTCGTAATTGGTTTGCACTTTGACTCTGCCCTTGGAAGGGAAAACGCCAACCAATCGCTGCTCCTGCCAGAGCGGCGATCGCAACTACCATGATAATTAACCCGATAAATCTGTTCATACCTGAGTTAAGAAAAGAATCGTGCGTCTGTCAATCTACAAGAATAATCCAAAGCCGTAGGTAATCGGTAATACTCCTTTACCTGGGCTTGGGTCATGGAAGTGAATTAAGCTTTTACTGATTAGACCTTGATGAGCAAAGCTCACGAGCATGGTGCTAAAAATCTTGCTTCCCTGGCTTGGAAACCCATGACTAAAGTAGTATCTAATTTCAGATTTGGCTTTACCTTCACCCTATTTATATATTCTCTATATTCTCACTAAATCTCCGGTCAATGTCGCTACAACTAGCGAAAGAAATATTTTTCCTCTTCTCCTGTCGATGGGTTGGGTTTGCCCAACCGATCTAGGAGTCGATTCAACTCAGGGTAAGTATTTCTGGACAACTTCCCAACCCGTCCAGGAAACCCAGGTAAATCCTACCAACAGTGCAATATTTGTCCCAACATGAATGGCACGCGCCCAATCTCGTTCTGGGCGGATTAGGGTAGAACTGCAGGCTGAGAGAAAAACTAGAAATACAACAGACAACCCAGCGATTAAGTGTCCTGAGTGCCCTAAGCTGCCGAAATGACCGAAGGTTCCTACAATGCCAATGAACAGCAGCAGTAAGACTAAACTAACCATGAGCCAACCCACGATGTAGTGTAAAGGTCTTAACCAACGGGGTTGTAGATGATGAGATTGGCGTTTCCTGAAGAGGACAAACCCGGTCATACTAAGCAGAAAATACGCCAAGAGGGAGAAGCCCATTGACCAAGCGGCTATCTTCCAGAGCCAAATAAAGGAAGGGAGATTCACAAAATAACCCCCTATTTGGGTGGGTAGAGTTTTCTCCTCCCATCATAAAAGTAAGGGGTTGCCCAATGAGGACAACCCCTGTCTCAATTTCACTCTAGGAAGGCTCAACTAGCCCAGAGTCGCAAAAGTTAAAGTTTCTTTTGATAATCGGATATTATGATTGACGAGTTCTACTTTGACTGTTTCCACCGGTTGCTTACTTGTAGTCACTTCGGAAGCCTTAGGTGCTGGAGGCTCTATGGCATTATCGTTGTCGTCTACACGCAAACGATCGCAGGGAATCGTATCTGAAAGGATGGCACTGGCCATCATGCCAGAGTGAATTTCCAATTGAGCTTTAGCCAGGGCTTCAAACACCAGGCGCTGTCCTGGAAACACAACACGCTCAAAATACCAGTTTGGAATGTTTGTTATACGAGCGATCTGTATATGGCTAGTGGCATTCACATAGCAGCAGAGAATTTGTTGATTTTGGTTATCAGGTGGGAGAGGATCAAGGATTTGAGCCATAACTGCCAGTGCGATTAACGAATTTAGCTTTTTATTACATCCCTCAAGTTAGCACCTGCGATCCCCACTGGCTGTAAAC of the Allocoleopsis franciscana PCC 7113 genome contains:
- the thiO gene encoding glycine oxidase ThiO — protein: MNAASDILIIGGGVIGLAIAVELKLRGATVTLITRDFQQGSTLAAAGMLAPWAERIPQSPMLDLCRWSRSLYPEWIRKLEQLTGVATGYWPSGILAPVYEEAIASKQDGTGAEAESASWLDQKAIHLYQPGLGSDVVGGWWYPEDGQVDNRELAQALRLAAQELGVNLREGIEVEAIEQQNHQIRELRTSAGEFQADHYVLATGAWSSGLLPLPVRPKKGQMLSVQVPLDKRQPLPLQRILYGSNTYIVPRRDGRIIIGATVEEVGFAPHNTPAGIQTLLAQAIRLYPELQDWAIQECWWGFRPATPDELPILGTSPCKNLTLATGHYRNGILLAPGTAVLIADLISQQKFHPLLEHFRYDRLYTQSAPAQTSPMVFSSNSSLNSKSSVLAPQIPSFPEQSTDKLIIAGRTFNSRLMTGTGKYSNLELMQQSIAASGSQIVTVAVRRVQTQAPGHEGLAEALDWTKIWMLPNTAGCKTAEEAVRVARLGREMAKLLGQEDNNFVKLEVIPDAKYLLPDPIGTLEAAEQLVKEGFAVLPYINADPLLAKRLEEVGCVTVMPLGSPIGSGQGIKNAANIQIIIEEANVPVVVDAGIGTPSEAAYSMELGADALLINSAIALAQNPVAMGRAMGMAAEAGRLAYLSGRMPMKSYASASSPLTGTVN
- a CDS encoding DUF1830 domain-containing protein, which translates into the protein MAQILDPLPPDNQNQQILCCYVNATSHIQIARITNIPNWYFERVVFPGQRLVFEALAKAQLEIHSGMMASAILSDTIPCDRLRVDDNDNAIEPPAPKASEVTTSKQPVETVKVELVNHNIRLSKETLTFATLG
- a CDS encoding DUF4079 domain-containing protein, encoding MNLPSFIWLWKIAAWSMGFSLLAYFLLSMTGFVLFRKRQSHHLQPRWLRPLHYIVGWLMVSLVLLLLFIGIVGTFGHFGSLGHSGHLIAGLSVVFLVFLSACSSTLIRPERDWARAIHVGTNIALLVGFTWVSWTGWEVVQKYLP